A DNA window from Pungitius pungitius chromosome 1, fPunPun2.1, whole genome shotgun sequence contains the following coding sequences:
- the LOC119221865 gene encoding embryonic polyadenylate-binding protein-like isoform X2: MNGSGPAYPLASLYVGDLHPDVTEAMLYQKFSPAGPIMSIRVCRDIITRRSLGYAYINFQQPADAECALDTMNYDVIKGRPIRIMWSQRDPGLRKSGVGNIFIKNMDESIDNKALYDTFSAFGNILSCKVVCDEKGSKGYGFVHFETHEAANRAIDTMNGMLLNDRKVQKTGNHLESGIVNPKARSLGETCQLSLRSFVGHFKSRKEREMEFGTKAMKYTNVYIKNFGEDYTDEKLKEIFTAFGRTLSVRVMKDERGRSRGFGFVNYADHEDAQKAVDEMNGKDLNGKVLYVGRAQKRLERQGELKRKFDQIKQDRIQRYQGVNLYVKNLDDGIDDERLRKEFAPYGTITSAKVMTDGSQSKGFGFVCFSSPEEATKAVTEMNGRIVATKPLYVALAQRREERKAILTNKYMQRLASLRTMTSPVIDSYQQAGYYMTVPQPPTRSFYNQNAVGNMRPVPRWTGQPPRMQGPYSAQFVSPAGPRRGSTPIATVRQASTQAPRILSSSQKTSNIGTQTGGGRADVARGGQYKYSPAVRNVQQVVTLPAPMSRIQVYPAPVMEPPVHLHHEPLTTSMLAAAPPMDQKQLLGERLYPVIHSLHPNLAGKITGMLLEIDNSELLHMLETPESLHSKVDEAIAVLQAHQAKDCSPKK; the protein is encoded by the exons ATGAACGGCAGTGGACCAGCGTACCCCCTCGCCTCTCTGTACGTAGGCGACCTGCACCCCGACGTCACGGAGGCCATGCTCTACCAGAAGTTTTCTCCTGCCGGACCAATCATGTCGATTCGTGTTTGCCGGGACATCATCACCCGCAGATCTCTGGGCTATGCCTACATCAACTTCCAGCAACCGGCTGATG CGGAGTGCGCCTTGGACACAATGAACTACGACGTTATCAAGGGTCGGCCTATCCGTATAATGTGGTCTCAGCGGGACCCGGGACTCAGGAAGTCCGGTGTGGGAAACATCTTTATCAAGAACATGGATGAGTCCATTGACAACAAGGCGCTGTACGACACCTTCTCAGCCTTTGGCAATATTTTGTCCTGCAAG GTCGTTTGTGATGAGAAAGGGTCCAAAGGCTACGGATTCGTTCACTTTGAGACCCACGAGGCTGCAAACCGGGCCATTGACACCATGAACGGAATGCTGCTGAATGATAGGAAAGT tcAAAAGACAGGAAATCATTTGGAATCTGGCATTGTCAACCCAAAGGCGCGTTCTCTGGGGGAAACATGTCAGTTGTCCCTGCGTAG TTTCGTCGGCCACTTTAAGTCGCgtaaggagagagagatggagttTGGCACCAAAGCCATGAAGTACACCAACGTCTACATCAAAAACTTTGGTGAAGACTACACCGACGAGAAGCTCAAGGAGATCTTTACTGCGTTTG GGAGGACCCTCAGCGTGCGCGTGATGAAGGACGAGAGGGGCCGATCCCGAGGGTTTGGCTTCGTAAACTACGCCGACCACGAGGACGCGCAGAAG GCCGTGGACGAGATGAACGGAAAGGACCTCAACGGTAAAGTCCTCTACGTGGGTCGGGCTCAGAAGCGCCTGGAGCGCCAAGGGGAGCTGAAGCGCAAGTTTGACCAGATCAAACAGGATCGCATCCAGCGCTATCAG GGGGTGAATCTGTACGTGAAGAACTTGGACGATGGCATCGATGACGAGCGCCTCCGGAAGGAGTTCGCCCCCTACGGCACCATCACCAGTGCCAAG GTCATGACCGACGGCTCGCAGAGCAAAGGCTTCGGCTTCGTGTGCTTCTCCTCACCGGAGGAGGCCACCAAGGCGGTGACGGAGATGAACGGGAGGATCGTGGCCACCAAGCCGCTGTACGTGGCGCTGGCTCAGCGGAGGGAGGAGCGCAAGGCCATCCTCACCAACAAGTACATGCAGAGGCTGGCGTCCCTGAGGACCATGACGAGTCCCGTCATCGACTCGTACCAGCAGGCCGGGTACTACATGACGGTGCCTCAG CCTCCGACGCGCTCCTTCTACAACCAGAACGCCGTTGGCAACATGCGGCCGGTGCCGCGCTGGACCGGACAGCCCCCCCGGATGCAGG GGCCCTACTCTGCGCAGTTCGTCAGCCCGGCTGGCCCCCGCCGCGGGTCGACCCCCATCGCCACGGTGCGCCAGGCCTCCACCCAGGCCCCGCGCATCCTCAGCTCCTCCCAGAAGACCA gTAACATCGGTACCCAGACCGGGGGAGGCCGCGCCGACGTGGCCAGGGGGGGTCAGTACAAGTACTCGCCAGCGGTGAGAAACGTCCAGCAGGTCGTCACTCTGCCCGCGCCCATGAGCAGAATACAG GTCTACCCGGCTCCTGTGATGGAGCCCCCCGTGCACCTCCACCACGAGCCGCTCACCACCTCCATGTTGGCCGCCGCTCCGCCCATGGATCAGAAACAGCTCCTCG GGGAGCGATTGTACCCAGTGATCCATTCCCTTCACCCAAACCTGGCTGGTAAAATCACCGGCATGCTGCTGGAGATCGACAACTCGGAGCTTCTGCACATGCTGGAGACCCCCGAGTCCCTGCACTCTAAG GTGGACGAGGCCATCGCCGTGCTGCAGGCTCACCAGGCCAAGGATTGCTCTCCTAAGAAGTGA
- the LOC119221865 gene encoding embryonic polyadenylate-binding protein-like isoform X1: MNGSGPAYPLASLYVGDLHPDVTEAMLYQKFSPAGPIMSIRVCRDIITRRSLGYAYINFQQPADAECALDTMNYDVIKGRPIRIMWSQRDPGLRKSGVGNIFIKNMDESIDNKALYDTFSAFGNILSCKVVCDEKGSKGYGFVHFETHEAANRAIDTMNGMLLNDRKVQKTGNHLESGIVNPKARSLGETCQLSLRSFVGHFKSRKEREMEFGTKAMKYTNVYIKNFGEDYTDEKLKEIFTAFGRTLSVRVMKDERGRSRGFGFVNYADHEDAQKAVDEMNGKDLNGKVLYVGRAQKRLERQGELKRKFDQIKQDRIQRYQGVNLYVKNLDDGIDDERLRKEFAPYGTITSAKVMTDGSQSKGFGFVCFSSPEEATKAVTEMNGRIVATKPLYVALAQRREERKAILTNKYMQRLASLRTMTSPVIDSYQQAGYYMTVPQQPPTRSFYNQNAVGNMRPVPRWTGQPPRMQGPYSAQFVSPAGPRRGSTPIATVRQASTQAPRILSSSQKTSNIGTQTGGGRADVARGGQYKYSPAVRNVQQVVTLPAPMSRIQVYPAPVMEPPVHLHHEPLTTSMLAAAPPMDQKQLLGERLYPVIHSLHPNLAGKITGMLLEIDNSELLHMLETPESLHSKVDEAIAVLQAHQAKDCSPKK, from the exons ATGAACGGCAGTGGACCAGCGTACCCCCTCGCCTCTCTGTACGTAGGCGACCTGCACCCCGACGTCACGGAGGCCATGCTCTACCAGAAGTTTTCTCCTGCCGGACCAATCATGTCGATTCGTGTTTGCCGGGACATCATCACCCGCAGATCTCTGGGCTATGCCTACATCAACTTCCAGCAACCGGCTGATG CGGAGTGCGCCTTGGACACAATGAACTACGACGTTATCAAGGGTCGGCCTATCCGTATAATGTGGTCTCAGCGGGACCCGGGACTCAGGAAGTCCGGTGTGGGAAACATCTTTATCAAGAACATGGATGAGTCCATTGACAACAAGGCGCTGTACGACACCTTCTCAGCCTTTGGCAATATTTTGTCCTGCAAG GTCGTTTGTGATGAGAAAGGGTCCAAAGGCTACGGATTCGTTCACTTTGAGACCCACGAGGCTGCAAACCGGGCCATTGACACCATGAACGGAATGCTGCTGAATGATAGGAAAGT tcAAAAGACAGGAAATCATTTGGAATCTGGCATTGTCAACCCAAAGGCGCGTTCTCTGGGGGAAACATGTCAGTTGTCCCTGCGTAG TTTCGTCGGCCACTTTAAGTCGCgtaaggagagagagatggagttTGGCACCAAAGCCATGAAGTACACCAACGTCTACATCAAAAACTTTGGTGAAGACTACACCGACGAGAAGCTCAAGGAGATCTTTACTGCGTTTG GGAGGACCCTCAGCGTGCGCGTGATGAAGGACGAGAGGGGCCGATCCCGAGGGTTTGGCTTCGTAAACTACGCCGACCACGAGGACGCGCAGAAG GCCGTGGACGAGATGAACGGAAAGGACCTCAACGGTAAAGTCCTCTACGTGGGTCGGGCTCAGAAGCGCCTGGAGCGCCAAGGGGAGCTGAAGCGCAAGTTTGACCAGATCAAACAGGATCGCATCCAGCGCTATCAG GGGGTGAATCTGTACGTGAAGAACTTGGACGATGGCATCGATGACGAGCGCCTCCGGAAGGAGTTCGCCCCCTACGGCACCATCACCAGTGCCAAG GTCATGACCGACGGCTCGCAGAGCAAAGGCTTCGGCTTCGTGTGCTTCTCCTCACCGGAGGAGGCCACCAAGGCGGTGACGGAGATGAACGGGAGGATCGTGGCCACCAAGCCGCTGTACGTGGCGCTGGCTCAGCGGAGGGAGGAGCGCAAGGCCATCCTCACCAACAAGTACATGCAGAGGCTGGCGTCCCTGAGGACCATGACGAGTCCCGTCATCGACTCGTACCAGCAGGCCGGGTACTACATGACGGTGCCTCAG CAGCCTCCGACGCGCTCCTTCTACAACCAGAACGCCGTTGGCAACATGCGGCCGGTGCCGCGCTGGACCGGACAGCCCCCCCGGATGCAGG GGCCCTACTCTGCGCAGTTCGTCAGCCCGGCTGGCCCCCGCCGCGGGTCGACCCCCATCGCCACGGTGCGCCAGGCCTCCACCCAGGCCCCGCGCATCCTCAGCTCCTCCCAGAAGACCA gTAACATCGGTACCCAGACCGGGGGAGGCCGCGCCGACGTGGCCAGGGGGGGTCAGTACAAGTACTCGCCAGCGGTGAGAAACGTCCAGCAGGTCGTCACTCTGCCCGCGCCCATGAGCAGAATACAG GTCTACCCGGCTCCTGTGATGGAGCCCCCCGTGCACCTCCACCACGAGCCGCTCACCACCTCCATGTTGGCCGCCGCTCCGCCCATGGATCAGAAACAGCTCCTCG GGGAGCGATTGTACCCAGTGATCCATTCCCTTCACCCAAACCTGGCTGGTAAAATCACCGGCATGCTGCTGGAGATCGACAACTCGGAGCTTCTGCACATGCTGGAGACCCCCGAGTCCCTGCACTCTAAG GTGGACGAGGCCATCGCCGTGCTGCAGGCTCACCAGGCCAAGGATTGCTCTCCTAAGAAGTGA
- the LOC119221865 gene encoding embryonic polyadenylate-binding protein-like isoform X4 has translation MNGSGPAYPLASLYVGDLHPDVTEAMLYQKFSPAGPIMSIRVCRDIITRRSLGYAYINFQQPADAECALDTMNYDVIKGRPIRIMWSQRDPGLRKSGVGNIFIKNMDESIDNKALYDTFSAFGNILSCKVVCDEKGSKGYGFVHFETHEAANRAIDTMNGMLLNDRKVFVGHFKSRKEREMEFGTKAMKYTNVYIKNFGEDYTDEKLKEIFTAFGRTLSVRVMKDERGRSRGFGFVNYADHEDAQKAVDEMNGKDLNGKVLYVGRAQKRLERQGELKRKFDQIKQDRIQRYQGVNLYVKNLDDGIDDERLRKEFAPYGTITSAKVMTDGSQSKGFGFVCFSSPEEATKAVTEMNGRIVATKPLYVALAQRREERKAILTNKYMQRLASLRTMTSPVIDSYQQAGYYMTVPQPPTRSFYNQNAVGNMRPVPRWTGQPPRMQGPYSAQFVSPAGPRRGSTPIATVRQASTQAPRILSSSQKTSNIGTQTGGGRADVARGGQYKYSPAVRNVQQVVTLPAPMSRIQVYPAPVMEPPVHLHHEPLTTSMLAAAPPMDQKQLLGERLYPVIHSLHPNLAGKITGMLLEIDNSELLHMLETPESLHSKVDEAIAVLQAHQAKDCSPKK, from the exons ATGAACGGCAGTGGACCAGCGTACCCCCTCGCCTCTCTGTACGTAGGCGACCTGCACCCCGACGTCACGGAGGCCATGCTCTACCAGAAGTTTTCTCCTGCCGGACCAATCATGTCGATTCGTGTTTGCCGGGACATCATCACCCGCAGATCTCTGGGCTATGCCTACATCAACTTCCAGCAACCGGCTGATG CGGAGTGCGCCTTGGACACAATGAACTACGACGTTATCAAGGGTCGGCCTATCCGTATAATGTGGTCTCAGCGGGACCCGGGACTCAGGAAGTCCGGTGTGGGAAACATCTTTATCAAGAACATGGATGAGTCCATTGACAACAAGGCGCTGTACGACACCTTCTCAGCCTTTGGCAATATTTTGTCCTGCAAG GTCGTTTGTGATGAGAAAGGGTCCAAAGGCTACGGATTCGTTCACTTTGAGACCCACGAGGCTGCAAACCGGGCCATTGACACCATGAACGGAATGCTGCTGAATGATAGGAAAGT TTTCGTCGGCCACTTTAAGTCGCgtaaggagagagagatggagttTGGCACCAAAGCCATGAAGTACACCAACGTCTACATCAAAAACTTTGGTGAAGACTACACCGACGAGAAGCTCAAGGAGATCTTTACTGCGTTTG GGAGGACCCTCAGCGTGCGCGTGATGAAGGACGAGAGGGGCCGATCCCGAGGGTTTGGCTTCGTAAACTACGCCGACCACGAGGACGCGCAGAAG GCCGTGGACGAGATGAACGGAAAGGACCTCAACGGTAAAGTCCTCTACGTGGGTCGGGCTCAGAAGCGCCTGGAGCGCCAAGGGGAGCTGAAGCGCAAGTTTGACCAGATCAAACAGGATCGCATCCAGCGCTATCAG GGGGTGAATCTGTACGTGAAGAACTTGGACGATGGCATCGATGACGAGCGCCTCCGGAAGGAGTTCGCCCCCTACGGCACCATCACCAGTGCCAAG GTCATGACCGACGGCTCGCAGAGCAAAGGCTTCGGCTTCGTGTGCTTCTCCTCACCGGAGGAGGCCACCAAGGCGGTGACGGAGATGAACGGGAGGATCGTGGCCACCAAGCCGCTGTACGTGGCGCTGGCTCAGCGGAGGGAGGAGCGCAAGGCCATCCTCACCAACAAGTACATGCAGAGGCTGGCGTCCCTGAGGACCATGACGAGTCCCGTCATCGACTCGTACCAGCAGGCCGGGTACTACATGACGGTGCCTCAG CCTCCGACGCGCTCCTTCTACAACCAGAACGCCGTTGGCAACATGCGGCCGGTGCCGCGCTGGACCGGACAGCCCCCCCGGATGCAGG GGCCCTACTCTGCGCAGTTCGTCAGCCCGGCTGGCCCCCGCCGCGGGTCGACCCCCATCGCCACGGTGCGCCAGGCCTCCACCCAGGCCCCGCGCATCCTCAGCTCCTCCCAGAAGACCA gTAACATCGGTACCCAGACCGGGGGAGGCCGCGCCGACGTGGCCAGGGGGGGTCAGTACAAGTACTCGCCAGCGGTGAGAAACGTCCAGCAGGTCGTCACTCTGCCCGCGCCCATGAGCAGAATACAG GTCTACCCGGCTCCTGTGATGGAGCCCCCCGTGCACCTCCACCACGAGCCGCTCACCACCTCCATGTTGGCCGCCGCTCCGCCCATGGATCAGAAACAGCTCCTCG GGGAGCGATTGTACCCAGTGATCCATTCCCTTCACCCAAACCTGGCTGGTAAAATCACCGGCATGCTGCTGGAGATCGACAACTCGGAGCTTCTGCACATGCTGGAGACCCCCGAGTCCCTGCACTCTAAG GTGGACGAGGCCATCGCCGTGCTGCAGGCTCACCAGGCCAAGGATTGCTCTCCTAAGAAGTGA
- the LOC119221865 gene encoding embryonic polyadenylate-binding protein-like isoform X3: MNGSGPAYPLASLYVGDLHPDVTEAMLYQKFSPAGPIMSIRVCRDIITRRSLGYAYINFQQPADAECALDTMNYDVIKGRPIRIMWSQRDPGLRKSGVGNIFIKNMDESIDNKALYDTFSAFGNILSCKVVCDEKGSKGYGFVHFETHEAANRAIDTMNGMLLNDRKVFVGHFKSRKEREMEFGTKAMKYTNVYIKNFGEDYTDEKLKEIFTAFGRTLSVRVMKDERGRSRGFGFVNYADHEDAQKAVDEMNGKDLNGKVLYVGRAQKRLERQGELKRKFDQIKQDRIQRYQGVNLYVKNLDDGIDDERLRKEFAPYGTITSAKVMTDGSQSKGFGFVCFSSPEEATKAVTEMNGRIVATKPLYVALAQRREERKAILTNKYMQRLASLRTMTSPVIDSYQQAGYYMTVPQQPPTRSFYNQNAVGNMRPVPRWTGQPPRMQGPYSAQFVSPAGPRRGSTPIATVRQASTQAPRILSSSQKTSNIGTQTGGGRADVARGGQYKYSPAVRNVQQVVTLPAPMSRIQVYPAPVMEPPVHLHHEPLTTSMLAAAPPMDQKQLLGERLYPVIHSLHPNLAGKITGMLLEIDNSELLHMLETPESLHSKVDEAIAVLQAHQAKDCSPKK, from the exons ATGAACGGCAGTGGACCAGCGTACCCCCTCGCCTCTCTGTACGTAGGCGACCTGCACCCCGACGTCACGGAGGCCATGCTCTACCAGAAGTTTTCTCCTGCCGGACCAATCATGTCGATTCGTGTTTGCCGGGACATCATCACCCGCAGATCTCTGGGCTATGCCTACATCAACTTCCAGCAACCGGCTGATG CGGAGTGCGCCTTGGACACAATGAACTACGACGTTATCAAGGGTCGGCCTATCCGTATAATGTGGTCTCAGCGGGACCCGGGACTCAGGAAGTCCGGTGTGGGAAACATCTTTATCAAGAACATGGATGAGTCCATTGACAACAAGGCGCTGTACGACACCTTCTCAGCCTTTGGCAATATTTTGTCCTGCAAG GTCGTTTGTGATGAGAAAGGGTCCAAAGGCTACGGATTCGTTCACTTTGAGACCCACGAGGCTGCAAACCGGGCCATTGACACCATGAACGGAATGCTGCTGAATGATAGGAAAGT TTTCGTCGGCCACTTTAAGTCGCgtaaggagagagagatggagttTGGCACCAAAGCCATGAAGTACACCAACGTCTACATCAAAAACTTTGGTGAAGACTACACCGACGAGAAGCTCAAGGAGATCTTTACTGCGTTTG GGAGGACCCTCAGCGTGCGCGTGATGAAGGACGAGAGGGGCCGATCCCGAGGGTTTGGCTTCGTAAACTACGCCGACCACGAGGACGCGCAGAAG GCCGTGGACGAGATGAACGGAAAGGACCTCAACGGTAAAGTCCTCTACGTGGGTCGGGCTCAGAAGCGCCTGGAGCGCCAAGGGGAGCTGAAGCGCAAGTTTGACCAGATCAAACAGGATCGCATCCAGCGCTATCAG GGGGTGAATCTGTACGTGAAGAACTTGGACGATGGCATCGATGACGAGCGCCTCCGGAAGGAGTTCGCCCCCTACGGCACCATCACCAGTGCCAAG GTCATGACCGACGGCTCGCAGAGCAAAGGCTTCGGCTTCGTGTGCTTCTCCTCACCGGAGGAGGCCACCAAGGCGGTGACGGAGATGAACGGGAGGATCGTGGCCACCAAGCCGCTGTACGTGGCGCTGGCTCAGCGGAGGGAGGAGCGCAAGGCCATCCTCACCAACAAGTACATGCAGAGGCTGGCGTCCCTGAGGACCATGACGAGTCCCGTCATCGACTCGTACCAGCAGGCCGGGTACTACATGACGGTGCCTCAG CAGCCTCCGACGCGCTCCTTCTACAACCAGAACGCCGTTGGCAACATGCGGCCGGTGCCGCGCTGGACCGGACAGCCCCCCCGGATGCAGG GGCCCTACTCTGCGCAGTTCGTCAGCCCGGCTGGCCCCCGCCGCGGGTCGACCCCCATCGCCACGGTGCGCCAGGCCTCCACCCAGGCCCCGCGCATCCTCAGCTCCTCCCAGAAGACCA gTAACATCGGTACCCAGACCGGGGGAGGCCGCGCCGACGTGGCCAGGGGGGGTCAGTACAAGTACTCGCCAGCGGTGAGAAACGTCCAGCAGGTCGTCACTCTGCCCGCGCCCATGAGCAGAATACAG GTCTACCCGGCTCCTGTGATGGAGCCCCCCGTGCACCTCCACCACGAGCCGCTCACCACCTCCATGTTGGCCGCCGCTCCGCCCATGGATCAGAAACAGCTCCTCG GGGAGCGATTGTACCCAGTGATCCATTCCCTTCACCCAAACCTGGCTGGTAAAATCACCGGCATGCTGCTGGAGATCGACAACTCGGAGCTTCTGCACATGCTGGAGACCCCCGAGTCCCTGCACTCTAAG GTGGACGAGGCCATCGCCGTGCTGCAGGCTCACCAGGCCAAGGATTGCTCTCCTAAGAAGTGA
- the rbm39b gene encoding RNA-binding protein 39b isoform X1: MADDFDVEAMLEAPFRKDEIKSSHANGHNEQNKKKRRSRSKSRSPGSRKRRSRSKDKKKSKKRSKSRERKRSRSRERHRSGSRSKERSGRYRARKSPIRKRSKSRSPFKKEKSPIRNFEDAIGPFNKVREQPIDNLTPEERDARTVFCMQLAARIRARDLEDFFSAVGKVRDVRMISDRNSRRSKGIAYIEFVESSSVPLAIGLTGQRLLGVPIIVQASQAEKNRAAAAANNLQKGSSGPMRLYVGSLHFNITEEMLRGIFEPFGKIEGIQLMMDSETGRSKGYGFISFADAECAKKALEQLNGFELAGRPMKVGHVTERSDSSTASSFLDNDELERTGIDLGTTGRLQLMARLAEGTGLKIPPAAQQALQMTGSIPFGNISAPPCELPDDHRTLGACVSVCYFIVFLFVSALPTPSQSQAMNLPSQPLATHCLQLSNLFNPQAENDLTWAVEIQDDVIEECNKHGGIVHIYVDKNSAQGNVYVKCPSIPAAMATVNALHGRWFAGKMITAAYVPLPTYHNLFPDSVTAKQLLMPARR, encoded by the exons ATGGCTGATGATTTTGACGTTGAGGCCATGCTGGAGGCTCCATTCAGAAAG GATGAGATCAAGTCCTCTCATGCAAATGGACACAATGAGCAAAATAAGAA AAAAAGGAGGAGTCGAAGCAAAAGCCGAAGCCCTGGTTCTAGGAAGCGAAGGAGCCgaagcaaagacaaaaagaagagcaaGAAGAGGAGCAAGAGCCGAGAAAGAAAGCGAAGCCGCAGCAGAGAGCGCCATCGCAGCGGCTCCCGCAGCAAGGAGCGCTCGGGCCGCTACAGAGCACGCAAGAGCCCCAT CCGGAAACGTTCAAAAAGTAGGAGCCCctttaaaaaagagaagagtCCCATCAG aAACTTTGAAGATGCTATCGGGCCGTTTAACAAAGTCAGGGA gcaaCCGATTGACAACCTCACGCCGGAGGAGAGGGATGCTCGCACAGTTTTCTGCATGCAGCTCGCTGCACGAATCCGAGCCAGAGACCTGGAGGACTTCTTCTCCGCCGTGGGAAAA GTCAGAGATGTCAGAATGATCTCGGACAGAAACTCCAGGAGGTCAAAGGGCATCGCGTACATAGAGTTCGTGGAGTCGTCCTCCGTGCCGCTGGCCATCGGTCTGACCGGACAGAGGCTGCTCGGAGTTCCCATCATCGTCCAGGCCTCGCAG GCGGAGAAAAATAGAGCGGCAGCGGCTGCCAACAATCTGCAGAAGGGCAGCTCGGGCCCAATGCGGCTCTACGTGGGCTCGCTGCACTTCAACATCACGGAAGAAATGCTCCGAGGGATCTTCGAGCCTTTTGGGAAG atCGAGGGCATCCAGCTGATGATGGACAGCGAAACGGGCCGGTCCAAAGGATACGGCTTCATATCG TTTGCAGACGCCGAATGCGCCAAGAAGGCCCTGGAGCAGCTGAACGGCTTTGAGCTGGCGGGCCGGCCCATGAAGGTGGGTCACGTGACAGAGCGCTCGGACTCCTCCACGGCCTCCTCCTTCCTGGACAACGACGAGCTGGAGCGGACCGGCATCGACCTCGGCACCACAGGCCGCCTGCAGCTCATGGCCCGGCTAGCGGAAG GAACCGGCCTGAAGATCCCCCCCGCTGCTCAGcaggctctgcagatgaccGGCTCCATTCCCTTCGGGAACATTTCTGCTCCACCATGTGAGTTGCCAGATGACCACCGGACGCTcggcgcgtgtgtgtctgtgtgttatttcattgtttttctttttgtttcagctCTCCCGACTCCGTCTCAGAGCCAAGCGATGAACCTCCCGTCCCAGCCGCTGGCCACACACTGCCTGCAGCTCTCCAACCTCTTCAACCCACAAGC GGAGAACGATCTGACCTGGGCTGTGGAGATCCAGGACGACGTGATCGAGGAGTGCAACAAACACGGAGGAATCGTTCACATTTATGTCGACAAGAACTCTGCTCAA GGCAACGTGTACGTGAAGTGTCCCTCGATACCAGCGGCGATGGCGACTGTGAACGCTCTTCACGGACGCTGGTTTGCAG gTAAAATGATAACGGCGGCTTACGTCCCGCTCCCGACGTACCACAACCTTTTCCCCGACTCGGTGACGGCGAAGCAGCTCCTGATGCCGGCGCGCCGATAG
- the rbm39b gene encoding RNA-binding protein 39b isoform X2 — MADDFDVEAMLEAPFRKDEIKSSHANGHNEQNKKKRRSRSKSRSPGSRKRRSRSKDKKKSKKRSKSRERKRSRSRERHRSGSRSKERSGRYRARKSPIRKRSKSRSPFKKEKSPIRNFEDAIGPFNKVREQPIDNLTPEERDARTVFCMQLAARIRARDLEDFFSAVGKVRDVRMISDRNSRRSKGIAYIEFVESSSVPLAIGLTGQRLLGVPIIVQASQAEKNRAAAAANNLQKGSSGPMRLYVGSLHFNITEEMLRGIFEPFGKIEGIQLMMDSETGRSKGYGFISFADAECAKKALEQLNGFELAGRPMKVGHVTERSDSSTASSFLDNDELERTGIDLGTTGRLQLMARLAEGTGLKIPPAAQQALQMTGSIPFGNISAPPSLPTPSQSQAMNLPSQPLATHCLQLSNLFNPQAENDLTWAVEIQDDVIEECNKHGGIVHIYVDKNSAQGNVYVKCPSIPAAMATVNALHGRWFAGKMITAAYVPLPTYHNLFPDSVTAKQLLMPARR; from the exons ATGGCTGATGATTTTGACGTTGAGGCCATGCTGGAGGCTCCATTCAGAAAG GATGAGATCAAGTCCTCTCATGCAAATGGACACAATGAGCAAAATAAGAA AAAAAGGAGGAGTCGAAGCAAAAGCCGAAGCCCTGGTTCTAGGAAGCGAAGGAGCCgaagcaaagacaaaaagaagagcaaGAAGAGGAGCAAGAGCCGAGAAAGAAAGCGAAGCCGCAGCAGAGAGCGCCATCGCAGCGGCTCCCGCAGCAAGGAGCGCTCGGGCCGCTACAGAGCACGCAAGAGCCCCAT CCGGAAACGTTCAAAAAGTAGGAGCCCctttaaaaaagagaagagtCCCATCAG aAACTTTGAAGATGCTATCGGGCCGTTTAACAAAGTCAGGGA gcaaCCGATTGACAACCTCACGCCGGAGGAGAGGGATGCTCGCACAGTTTTCTGCATGCAGCTCGCTGCACGAATCCGAGCCAGAGACCTGGAGGACTTCTTCTCCGCCGTGGGAAAA GTCAGAGATGTCAGAATGATCTCGGACAGAAACTCCAGGAGGTCAAAGGGCATCGCGTACATAGAGTTCGTGGAGTCGTCCTCCGTGCCGCTGGCCATCGGTCTGACCGGACAGAGGCTGCTCGGAGTTCCCATCATCGTCCAGGCCTCGCAG GCGGAGAAAAATAGAGCGGCAGCGGCTGCCAACAATCTGCAGAAGGGCAGCTCGGGCCCAATGCGGCTCTACGTGGGCTCGCTGCACTTCAACATCACGGAAGAAATGCTCCGAGGGATCTTCGAGCCTTTTGGGAAG atCGAGGGCATCCAGCTGATGATGGACAGCGAAACGGGCCGGTCCAAAGGATACGGCTTCATATCG TTTGCAGACGCCGAATGCGCCAAGAAGGCCCTGGAGCAGCTGAACGGCTTTGAGCTGGCGGGCCGGCCCATGAAGGTGGGTCACGTGACAGAGCGCTCGGACTCCTCCACGGCCTCCTCCTTCCTGGACAACGACGAGCTGGAGCGGACCGGCATCGACCTCGGCACCACAGGCCGCCTGCAGCTCATGGCCCGGCTAGCGGAAG GAACCGGCCTGAAGATCCCCCCCGCTGCTCAGcaggctctgcagatgaccGGCTCCATTCCCTTCGGGAACATTTCTGCTCCACCAT ctCTCCCGACTCCGTCTCAGAGCCAAGCGATGAACCTCCCGTCCCAGCCGCTGGCCACACACTGCCTGCAGCTCTCCAACCTCTTCAACCCACAAGC GGAGAACGATCTGACCTGGGCTGTGGAGATCCAGGACGACGTGATCGAGGAGTGCAACAAACACGGAGGAATCGTTCACATTTATGTCGACAAGAACTCTGCTCAA GGCAACGTGTACGTGAAGTGTCCCTCGATACCAGCGGCGATGGCGACTGTGAACGCTCTTCACGGACGCTGGTTTGCAG gTAAAATGATAACGGCGGCTTACGTCCCGCTCCCGACGTACCACAACCTTTTCCCCGACTCGGTGACGGCGAAGCAGCTCCTGATGCCGGCGCGCCGATAG